One genomic window of Candidatus Pseudobacter hemicellulosilyticus includes the following:
- a CDS encoding discoidin domain-containing protein gives MVRKLCTALLYTVLAVPLHAQTRQSLNSDRIQWMLTPQSAIGKDSVNLYAPGYNTGSWVKAVVPGCVFTAYVEAGLEKDPNFGDNAYQADKSKYHRNFWYRTELSIDKPAGQTVWLNFEGINRKGEIFFNGHRLELLDGFMHRGKFDITPYIRTGQPNTLAVLVYWPKLPVPNYASPTYISSDGWDWMPSVPGLLQGITDDVYLSTSGNATLIDPWIRTDLTAQKDGLVSLTVGMKNHGESELKGKLSGTIQPGDIRFTRDVTIKAGETVQQLFDTASFKQLLIKDPALWWPNGYGSPNLYSLDLQYSVDGKTVDSRQIKFGIRKYTYDTIGNVLHISVNGERIFIKGGNWGMSEYLLRCRGEEYDLKVSLHQQMNYNMIRNWIGSVTDEEFYDACDKYGIMVWDDFWLNSHPNLPNDVFAFNHNAVEKIRRLRNHASIALWCGDNEGYPLPPLNGWLRENVKTFDGGDRWYHANSHSDALTGSGPWVNFHPKWYFTRYPGGFGGDPGWGFRTEIGTAVFPTFESFKKFMPEDSWWPRNDMWNKHFFGQSAFNGGPDNYVNTINSSYGEAKNIEDFCRKAQLVNYETNKAMYEGWLHHMWDDASGIMTWMSQSAYPSMVWQTYDYYYDLTGAYFGVKKACEPIHIQWSYADNSVKVINTTTQALHTVKAKATVYTLDGKAAPRYGKEITLNAAANAATPAFDINFNNDNLAYKVPAVASSGSPEAADANAVSDGSSGSRWSSAYNDNEWVYVDLGQPQTVAAVTLNWESAHARAYTIQVSTDARSWTDVYKTDSGKGGVEQIGFTPVTARYVKMQGISRATTYGYSLYDLEVFGKNVSNTLQDMQFIKLELTDANGKILSENRYWRSNKSADYTALNKLPKASLQTSSQLRKEKDKSIIEATVSNSNKSIAFAVRVRAVNAATGEQILPVFQDDNYFILLKGEKKKLTISFDSKLLPAGNYKLLVEPYNK, from the coding sequence ATGGTCAGAAAACTATGCACTGCGCTGCTCTATACCGTACTCGCCGTGCCGCTCCATGCCCAAACCAGGCAATCGCTCAACAGTGACCGCATACAATGGATGCTGACGCCACAGTCAGCCATTGGGAAAGACAGTGTCAACCTCTATGCCCCCGGCTACAATACCGGCAGCTGGGTGAAAGCAGTAGTACCCGGCTGCGTATTCACGGCCTATGTGGAAGCCGGTCTTGAAAAAGATCCCAACTTCGGCGACAATGCCTACCAGGCAGACAAATCAAAATACCACCGGAATTTCTGGTACCGTACCGAATTGAGTATCGACAAACCCGCCGGGCAAACCGTCTGGCTCAACTTTGAAGGCATCAACCGCAAAGGCGAGATCTTCTTCAACGGCCATCGGCTGGAACTCCTGGATGGCTTTATGCACCGTGGCAAATTTGATATCACGCCCTATATCCGTACCGGTCAGCCAAACACCCTGGCCGTATTGGTGTACTGGCCCAAGCTGCCCGTGCCCAACTATGCCAGCCCTACCTATATTTCCAGTGATGGCTGGGACTGGATGCCCTCCGTGCCCGGCCTGCTCCAGGGCATTACGGATGATGTATACCTCAGCACCAGCGGCAACGCCACACTGATCGATCCCTGGATCCGGACTGATCTCACAGCCCAAAAAGATGGACTGGTATCTTTGACCGTTGGCATGAAAAATCATGGCGAATCGGAGCTGAAAGGTAAGCTCAGCGGCACTATACAACCCGGCGATATCCGTTTCACCCGTGATGTCACTATCAAAGCTGGTGAAACCGTCCAACAGCTCTTTGATACCGCGTCTTTCAAACAGCTGCTCATTAAAGACCCGGCGCTCTGGTGGCCCAACGGTTATGGTTCGCCCAACCTCTATTCCCTCGATCTGCAGTACAGCGTGGATGGTAAAACAGTGGACAGCCGGCAGATCAAATTTGGCATCAGGAAGTACACCTATGATACCATCGGCAATGTGCTGCATATCTCCGTGAATGGAGAAAGGATCTTTATCAAAGGCGGCAACTGGGGCATGAGTGAATACCTGCTCCGCTGCCGCGGTGAAGAATATGACCTGAAAGTATCCCTGCACCAGCAGATGAACTACAATATGATCCGCAACTGGATCGGCTCGGTGACCGACGAAGAATTTTATGACGCCTGTGATAAATACGGCATCATGGTATGGGATGATTTCTGGCTTAACTCGCACCCCAACCTGCCCAATGATGTATTTGCTTTCAACCACAATGCCGTGGAAAAGATCAGGCGCCTCCGCAACCACGCCAGCATAGCCCTCTGGTGCGGCGATAATGAAGGGTATCCCCTGCCGCCGCTCAACGGCTGGCTCCGTGAGAACGTGAAGACCTTTGACGGCGGCGATCGCTGGTACCATGCCAATTCCCATTCCGACGCCCTCACCGGCAGCGGCCCCTGGGTCAACTTCCATCCCAAATGGTATTTCACCAGGTACCCCGGCGGCTTTGGCGGTGATCCCGGCTGGGGCTTCCGCACGGAGATCGGAACAGCCGTATTCCCTACTTTCGAGAGCTTCAAAAAGTTCATGCCGGAAGATAGCTGGTGGCCCCGCAATGACATGTGGAACAAACATTTCTTTGGGCAGTCGGCCTTTAATGGCGGGCCCGACAACTACGTCAACACCATCAACAGCAGCTACGGCGAAGCTAAGAACATAGAGGATTTCTGCCGCAAGGCCCAGCTGGTGAACTATGAAACCAATAAAGCCATGTATGAAGGCTGGCTGCACCATATGTGGGACGATGCCTCCGGCATCATGACCTGGATGAGCCAGAGCGCTTACCCATCAATGGTATGGCAGACCTACGATTATTATTACGACCTCACCGGCGCTTATTTTGGCGTGAAGAAAGCCTGTGAGCCCATCCATATCCAGTGGAGCTATGCGGACAATTCCGTCAAAGTGATCAACACCACTACCCAGGCGCTCCATACTGTAAAAGCCAAAGCCACCGTGTATACCCTGGATGGCAAGGCCGCGCCCAGATACGGAAAGGAAATAACGCTCAACGCTGCCGCCAATGCCGCTACGCCGGCTTTTGATATCAATTTCAATAACGACAACCTGGCCTATAAAGTACCCGCTGTAGCTTCTTCCGGCTCGCCCGAAGCAGCTGATGCCAATGCCGTATCAGACGGCAGTTCCGGCAGTCGCTGGAGCAGCGCCTATAATGACAACGAATGGGTATATGTGGACCTGGGGCAACCACAGACCGTTGCCGCCGTGACCCTCAACTGGGAATCCGCCCATGCCAGAGCCTATACCATCCAGGTATCCACCGATGCCAGGAGCTGGACCGACGTGTACAAAACAGATAGCGGCAAAGGCGGCGTAGAGCAGATCGGCTTTACACCCGTAACCGCCCGCTATGTAAAGATGCAGGGCATCAGCAGGGCTACTACCTATGGCTACTCGCTCTATGACCTGGAAGTATTTGGCAAAAATGTGTCCAATACCCTGCAGGATATGCAGTTCATCAAACTGGAACTGACCGATGCCAATGGCAAAATCCTTTCAGAGAACAGGTACTGGAGAAGCAATAAATCCGCCGACTATACCGCCCTCAACAAATTGCCCAAAGCCAGCCTGCAAACGAGCAGCCAGCTGAGAAAGGAAAAAGACAAAAGCATTATTGAGGCCACGGTCAGCAACAGCAATAAGAGCATCGCTTTTGCCGTCCGGGTACGCGCTGTCAATGCCGCCACAGGTGAACAGATCCTGCCGGTTTTCCAGGACGACAACTACTTTATCCTCCTGAAAGGCGAAAAAAAGAAACTGACCATCAGCTTCGACAGTAAGCTGCTGCCTGCCGGCAACTATAAACTACTGGTAGAGCCCTACAATAAATAA
- a CDS encoding GH92 family glycosyl hydrolase — protein MNQLPVAKWLCCLLFISCIGNAAVAQQTNLVQYVNTLQGTDSKYELSWGNTYPTTALLYGMHTWAAQTGKNGEGWKYQYSVNSIRGFQQAHQCSPWVSDYGVFSLMPVMGELVLDENKRASTFSHANETARPHYYAVQFDNGIRTELSPTERGAHLRFSFPKGKPAFLVLDGYTKQSEVTILPGERRIIGWINNQRFAPGSFKNYFVIEFDQPFTAYGIWENKANTHVPGQTNAHGDGVGAYLQFKPGVKVQARVASSYISPEQALLTWNRELGSHKTLEQTKTAAAAAWNQLLGRVLVEGGTEEQKATFYSCLFRANLFSRQFFEYDASGNPHYWSPYDAKVHAGYMYTDNGFWDTFRSQFPLTNILHPTMQGRYMQALLDAQQQCGWLPAWSFPGETGGMLGNHAISLLTDAWVKGIRSFNPDSALKAYANESMNKGPWGGANGRAGWKPYWQLGFVPYPESEGSTAQTLEYAYDDFCAWQLARMTGNKFYEQIFARTMYNYRNVYDSTVGFMRGRRNDGSWTPDFDPYVWGGPYTEGNAWHYTWSVFHDVQGMINLMGGDKAFTTKIDSVFTIPNTVKYGSYGGMIHEMQEMVLAGMGQYAHGNQPIQHMIYLYSYAGQPWKTQYHVRQVMDRLYNATEKGFPGDEDQGGMSSWYVLSALGIYSVCPGTDQYVLGSPVFPKATITMENGKKFVIEAKQNSKENVYIQSASLNGSSHTKNYISYSDLYNGGHLLLQMGNQPATGRGINKADRPFSLTQP, from the coding sequence ATGAACCAATTACCTGTGGCCAAGTGGCTATGCTGCTTGCTATTCATCAGTTGCATCGGGAACGCTGCGGTAGCGCAGCAGACCAACCTGGTACAGTACGTCAATACGCTACAGGGTACCGACTCAAAATATGAATTGAGCTGGGGCAATACCTACCCCACCACCGCCCTGCTCTATGGCATGCATACCTGGGCCGCACAGACCGGCAAAAATGGCGAAGGCTGGAAATACCAGTACAGTGTCAACAGCATCCGCGGCTTCCAGCAGGCCCACCAGTGCAGTCCCTGGGTCAGTGATTACGGCGTATTCTCCCTCATGCCTGTGATGGGTGAGCTGGTACTGGACGAGAACAAACGCGCCAGCACTTTCTCCCATGCCAACGAAACGGCCAGACCACATTATTACGCCGTACAATTTGATAACGGTATCCGCACAGAATTATCGCCCACAGAACGGGGTGCCCACCTGCGTTTCAGCTTCCCCAAAGGCAAACCGGCTTTCCTGGTGCTGGATGGCTATACCAAACAAAGCGAGGTGACCATCCTGCCGGGAGAAAGAAGGATCATTGGCTGGATCAATAACCAGCGCTTTGCCCCTGGTTCGTTCAAAAATTATTTCGTTATTGAATTTGATCAGCCCTTTACTGCCTACGGCATCTGGGAAAATAAGGCTAATACCCATGTGCCAGGGCAAACCAACGCCCATGGCGATGGCGTAGGCGCTTACCTGCAGTTCAAACCCGGCGTTAAAGTACAGGCCCGCGTAGCTTCCTCCTATATCAGTCCGGAACAGGCCCTCCTTACCTGGAACCGGGAACTTGGCAGCCATAAAACACTGGAGCAGACAAAGACCGCGGCCGCCGCTGCCTGGAACCAGCTGCTGGGCCGTGTACTGGTGGAAGGCGGCACCGAAGAACAGAAAGCCACTTTCTACAGCTGTCTCTTCCGCGCCAACCTGTTCAGCCGGCAGTTCTTTGAATATGATGCCAGCGGCAATCCTCATTACTGGAGCCCCTATGACGCCAAAGTACATGCAGGATATATGTATACTGATAATGGTTTCTGGGATACTTTCCGTTCCCAGTTCCCGCTCACCAATATCCTGCATCCCACCATGCAGGGACGGTATATGCAGGCCCTGCTGGACGCCCAGCAGCAATGCGGCTGGCTGCCGGCCTGGTCATTCCCCGGAGAGACCGGCGGCATGTTGGGCAACCATGCTATTTCCCTGCTCACTGATGCCTGGGTAAAAGGCATCCGCAGCTTCAACCCGGACTCGGCATTGAAAGCCTATGCCAATGAGTCCATGAACAAAGGACCCTGGGGCGGCGCCAATGGCAGGGCCGGCTGGAAACCCTACTGGCAGCTGGGTTTTGTGCCCTACCCGGAATCTGAAGGATCAACCGCGCAGACGCTGGAATATGCCTATGATGATTTCTGCGCCTGGCAGCTGGCCCGGATGACCGGCAACAAATTCTACGAGCAGATCTTTGCCCGCACCATGTATAATTACCGGAACGTGTATGACTCCACCGTGGGTTTCATGCGCGGCCGCCGCAATGACGGCAGCTGGACGCCCGACTTTGATCCCTATGTCTGGGGCGGTCCCTATACCGAGGGTAACGCCTGGCATTATACCTGGTCCGTTTTTCATGATGTGCAGGGCATGATCAACCTGATGGGGGGCGACAAAGCCTTTACCACTAAAATAGATTCCGTATTCACCATACCCAATACCGTTAAATACGGCAGCTATGGCGGTATGATCCATGAGATGCAGGAAATGGTGCTGGCCGGTATGGGACAATATGCCCATGGCAACCAGCCCATCCAGCACATGATCTATCTCTACAGCTATGCAGGCCAGCCCTGGAAAACGCAGTACCATGTGCGCCAGGTAATGGACAGGCTCTACAATGCCACGGAAAAAGGTTTTCCGGGAGATGAGGACCAGGGCGGCATGTCGTCCTGGTACGTACTCAGCGCCCTGGGTATCTACAGCGTTTGCCCGGGCACCGATCAGTATGTGCTGGGCAGCCCGGTATTTCCCAAAGCCACTATCACGATGGAGAACGGGAAAAAATTTGTGATCGAAGCAAAACAGAACAGCAAAGAGAACGTCTATATCCAGTCGGCCAGCCTCAATGGTTCGTCCCATACAAAAAACTATATCAGCTACAGCGATCTCTATAATGGCGGCCATCTGTTGTTGCAGATGGGCAACCAGCCTGCCACCGGCAGGGGGATCAACAAGGCCGACCGTCCCTTCTCGCTGACACAACCTTAA
- a CDS encoding FecR domain-containing protein, which produces MEKERLQQLIDKVLSGQASVQEQRELDQWYAAQEANPGLTEGLSEQRRDQLGKQLFQSIEGQVKPATPAEEAPALVHMPPRSRKMQRWIAAAGVLLLLSVGAFYFYYRSAAETAQPIAWQQYKADTSVLLVRLPDRSQVWLNAGSSLRFDSAFSNGKREFWLEGEAYFDVQPLASQPFEVHTRQLTTKVLGTAFNIDAYKPDTAIAVTVTKGKVAVSDSSKELGQLLPDQRLICHADGSVEKDSTTARDYTAWTSDQLVFRNMTYKDVARRLERRFGIELWFRNPKLEECLITGSFDARLPLQEILDMIALTNGSDIGQSKLINVYFITGEKKCK; this is translated from the coding sequence ATGGAAAAAGAGCGTTTACAACAATTGATCGATAAGGTACTCAGCGGCCAGGCTTCCGTACAGGAACAACGGGAACTCGACCAATGGTATGCTGCGCAGGAAGCAAACCCGGGCTTAACAGAAGGACTCAGTGAACAACGCAGGGACCAGCTGGGCAAACAATTGTTCCAGTCCATAGAAGGACAGGTAAAGCCCGCAACCCCCGCAGAAGAGGCGCCCGCACTGGTGCATATGCCGCCGCGCAGCCGGAAAATGCAACGCTGGATAGCCGCCGCCGGCGTACTGTTACTGTTATCAGTAGGCGCTTTTTACTTTTACTACCGGTCGGCTGCTGAAACAGCACAGCCCATTGCCTGGCAGCAATACAAGGCGGACACCTCCGTGTTGCTGGTGCGCCTGCCTGACCGTTCGCAGGTCTGGCTCAATGCCGGTTCTTCGCTCAGGTTTGACAGCGCCTTCTCCAATGGCAAACGCGAGTTCTGGCTGGAAGGCGAAGCCTATTTTGATGTACAGCCACTGGCCAGCCAGCCCTTTGAAGTACATACCCGCCAGCTCACTACCAAAGTGCTGGGCACCGCTTTCAATATTGACGCCTATAAACCTGACACCGCCATTGCGGTCACCGTAACAAAAGGCAAAGTAGCAGTCAGTGATTCCAGCAAAGAGTTGGGCCAGCTGCTGCCCGATCAGCGCCTGATCTGCCATGCAGACGGCAGTGTAGAGAAAGACAGCACCACCGCCCGCGATTATACCGCCTGGACCAGCGACCAGCTGGTATTCCGCAACATGACCTATAAAGATGTGGCCAGAAGACTGGAACGCCGCTTTGGTATTGAATTGTGGTTCCGCAATCCCAAACTGGAGGAATGCCTGATCACCGGCAGCTTTGATGCCCGTCTCCCGCTCCAGGAGATCCTGGACATGATAGCCCTCACCAATGGCAGCGATATCGGCCAGAGCAAGCTGATCAACGTATATTTTATTACGGGTGAGAAAAAATGTAAATAG
- a CDS encoding RagB/SusD family nutrient uptake outer membrane protein, giving the protein MKALIYISACSLLLLGSCNKFLDEDSSGFISPDNYYKTEAQVQAAVNGAYTGLDDIFITNLGVATSPAFVTEYLTGYSTRLRPAGFEENQFLRLDYIDPANGLLEYWWKALYYPVENCNSVIDNLSRSNILTEAAKKKYMGEVYFLRAWYYFMGVQLFGDIPLKITPTTDLSNTRIPKASQEKVYEQIVADLALAEQSGLPWTDASGHISLGAVKSLLAKVYISMAGYPLQKGQRYYQLAYEKAREVIDSRSFALFASYADLRKQSLQNTGEHIFMLQRDAITAGNILHFFLMPFPDLPITIQPAYGGALAPHPDFYNAYAPDDQRRQEQVFFISRYPEYKNAGNTITLPDPMLFKYWDTQAEVSGKSGLNFSWIRYADILLLCAEARARMDGGTTTDATALEAYQQVRQRAFPGSTAPAQLSVNTVLKERFLELCFEWQTWFDMIRTRKALNTGTGGIVDLIGFQAPNHVKAFTEKDLQLPIPLSEVQKNPLLK; this is encoded by the coding sequence ATGAAAGCATTAATCTATATATCTGCTTGCTCTTTACTGCTGCTGGGCAGCTGCAACAAATTCCTGGACGAGGATTCCTCCGGCTTCATCAGTCCCGATAACTATTACAAAACGGAAGCCCAGGTACAGGCGGCGGTGAACGGCGCCTATACCGGCCTGGATGATATTTTCATCACCAATCTCGGGGTAGCTACCAGCCCCGCTTTTGTAACAGAATACCTGACAGGCTACAGCACGCGCCTGCGGCCGGCCGGCTTTGAAGAGAACCAGTTCCTGCGGCTGGACTATATTGATCCCGCCAACGGCTTACTGGAATACTGGTGGAAAGCATTGTACTACCCGGTGGAGAACTGCAACAGCGTGATCGATAACCTCAGTCGCAGCAATATCCTCACCGAAGCCGCAAAGAAGAAATATATGGGCGAAGTGTATTTCCTGCGGGCCTGGTATTATTTCATGGGTGTACAGCTGTTTGGCGATATACCCCTGAAGATCACGCCCACTACGGATCTCAGCAATACCCGCATCCCCAAGGCCAGCCAGGAAAAAGTGTATGAGCAGATTGTGGCAGACCTGGCCCTGGCGGAACAATCCGGCCTGCCCTGGACCGATGCCAGTGGTCATATATCCCTGGGCGCTGTAAAATCCCTGCTGGCCAAAGTCTATATCAGCATGGCAGGCTACCCTCTGCAAAAAGGCCAGCGGTATTACCAGCTGGCCTATGAAAAGGCCAGGGAGGTGATTGACAGCAGGTCCTTTGCACTCTTTGCCAGCTATGCAGACCTGCGGAAACAATCGCTGCAGAATACCGGCGAGCATATCTTCATGCTGCAGCGTGACGCCATCACCGCCGGCAATATCCTGCACTTTTTCCTGATGCCCTTCCCTGATCTGCCTATCACCATACAACCTGCCTATGGCGGCGCACTGGCGCCCCATCCCGATTTTTACAATGCCTATGCCCCAGACGACCAGCGCAGGCAGGAGCAGGTGTTCTTTATCTCGCGTTACCCGGAATACAAAAACGCAGGCAATACCATCACGCTGCCAGATCCGATGCTGTTCAAATACTGGGATACACAGGCCGAAGTATCGGGAAAATCAGGCCTGAATTTTTCCTGGATCCGTTACGCTGATATCCTGCTGCTCTGCGCTGAGGCCCGGGCCCGCATGGATGGTGGAACAACAACTGACGCCACTGCCCTGGAAGCCTACCAGCAGGTCAGGCAGCGGGCATTCCCGGGCAGCACGGCCCCTGCCCAGCTAAGTGTTAATACTGTATTAAAAGAAAGGTTCCTGGAACTCTGTTTTGAATGGCAGACCTGGTTTGATATGATCCGCACCCGCAAAGCCCTGAACACCGGAACAGGCGGGATTGTAGACCTGATCGGCTTTCAGGCGCCCAATCACGTAAAAGCATTTACTGAAAAGGACCTTCAGCTGCCGATACCATTGAGCGAGGTCCAGAAAAACCCCTTGCTTAAATAG
- a CDS encoding TonB-dependent receptor: protein MKEKLPAQSTNLFPAPTRKLITCFLLFIGCWHPALTQEIPNLQQVNIRLMTRNRPLDRILQEIEAQTPFRFVYNPAELKAAGYASLERRTISVEQALQELLPANFEFRQRGYNILILVREAPPPTVTNAAFTVTGRIIDANQQALPGVTITIKNSRNAAISNEQGNFVLYATRSDSLEISSIGFATITLPVQYQPMTILLSPNQRQALNEVIVIGYGNVQRKRMATAISTVSAAQLSERSASINIVEAMAGKIPGASIMLNSGKPGSSPTIKIRGTGSINASNAPLFVLDGIVGLDPVLIDPNIIQSVDILKDAASAAIYGSRGSNGVILMTSKQGVKNKSNIQFANRVSMGKLASEINLLDASGALEMIERQYAYTPGRLAPHKDPNNQFTRKNDLFYPDGTPRYNMNWQKEATRPAFSTNSSLTLRGGRDIMTSLVNISYKRQEGIMKNSYLEQINLFANLGWEVKPWLQLKTILNAGGLQSRNVDLNTLGFNAIREMYEYLPFIPVKYNDGSWSRKGDYPGAEQSENPLRLLNDVKSVTGQTYAMGNITGTVHLHKKLDLVTSFSGQLGGSYHNYFSAIGIFGFSDIQNGVAQRSNGQSGAWTNEDYLSYNDRFGKHRITALAGASWYFNAGSSTFAGSENFFDNLLGYNSLQSGAMPQGPSSQRQQNQMNSFFGRLLYDYDGRYLGGASFRVDGSSRFGKNNKYGYFPAVWGAWLVSGEEFFAGLHTPFNYLKLRVSWGITGNAEIGNYATLSLLNPSQVVFNGSQQPAVVLSNPGNRNLKWERGKQWNIGLDGSILEDHLSFSVEWYRKLTSDLLYNRQLPATTGYSSIYDNVGSILNHGLELSLRSRNITRARFSWSSGLNFFLSRSKVLHLNGDIIYNWAGRIMEGQPIDQYFGYYRLGTWQSSEAAEAARYGRKPGDIKYADNNKNGVKDAGDRIPLGSKMPRYQCDLTNTFSSGPFSLFLDISGMFGHKLANFPRYIMESPTTSVNSFSNVLKAWTPEQQQTNLPQLRLQSDGADNEMDNYYIEDGSFIRFRNIALSYELSPALLRKLHMEKCSIGINAENYLLFTKYRGYDPETTSFDGDLNQGVDVYQYPKAKTLSFTLQVTF from the coding sequence ATGAAGGAAAAACTGCCTGCCCAATCAACCAACCTTTTCCCGGCGCCCACCAGGAAACTCATTACCTGTTTTTTATTGTTCATCGGCTGCTGGCATCCTGCGCTTACACAGGAAATACCCAACCTGCAACAGGTGAATATCCGCCTCATGACGCGCAACAGGCCGCTGGACAGGATACTCCAGGAAATAGAAGCACAGACGCCTTTCCGCTTTGTCTACAATCCGGCCGAGCTTAAAGCCGCCGGTTACGCCAGCCTGGAACGCCGCACTATCTCCGTAGAACAGGCCTTACAGGAACTGCTGCCCGCCAATTTTGAATTCCGGCAGCGTGGTTACAATATCCTGATCCTGGTTCGGGAAGCACCGCCGCCAACTGTCACCAATGCCGCATTTACTGTCACCGGCCGCATCATTGACGCCAACCAGCAAGCCCTGCCCGGGGTCACCATCACTATAAAGAACAGCCGAAATGCCGCCATCAGCAATGAGCAGGGCAATTTTGTACTGTATGCCACCCGTAGCGACAGCCTGGAGATCAGCTCCATAGGTTTTGCCACTATCACCCTGCCCGTGCAGTACCAACCTATGACCATTCTGCTGAGCCCCAACCAGCGGCAGGCGCTTAACGAGGTTATCGTGATAGGCTATGGCAATGTTCAACGCAAAAGGATGGCCACCGCCATTTCCACCGTATCGGCAGCACAGCTCAGTGAACGCTCCGCCTCCATCAACATAGTAGAAGCCATGGCCGGCAAAATACCCGGCGCCAGCATCATGCTCAATTCCGGCAAACCCGGCAGCAGCCCCACTATCAAGATCCGCGGCACCGGCTCCATCAACGCCTCCAATGCCCCGCTCTTTGTACTGGACGGCATTGTTGGACTGGATCCCGTCCTCATTGATCCCAATATCATCCAGTCTGTTGATATCCTCAAAGACGCCGCCTCCGCTGCTATCTATGGTTCGCGCGGCAGCAACGGCGTGATCCTGATGACATCCAAACAGGGTGTAAAGAACAAATCGAACATCCAGTTTGCCAACCGCGTCAGCATGGGTAAACTGGCCAGCGAGATCAACCTGCTGGATGCGTCCGGCGCACTGGAGATGATAGAAAGGCAATATGCCTATACACCCGGCCGGTTGGCGCCGCACAAAGATCCCAATAACCAGTTCACCCGTAAGAACGACCTGTTTTACCCGGACGGCACACCCCGCTATAATATGAACTGGCAAAAAGAAGCTACCCGCCCCGCTTTCTCCACCAATAGCTCCCTTACGCTCAGGGGCGGAAGGGATATTATGACCAGCCTGGTCAATATCTCCTACAAAAGGCAGGAAGGCATTATGAAGAACAGCTACCTGGAGCAGATCAATCTCTTTGCCAACCTGGGCTGGGAAGTAAAGCCCTGGCTGCAGCTGAAGACCATCCTCAATGCCGGCGGACTGCAATCCCGCAACGTTGACCTCAATACCCTTGGCTTCAACGCCATCCGGGAAATGTATGAATACCTGCCTTTCATCCCGGTGAAATACAATGACGGGAGCTGGTCGCGCAAAGGAGATTATCCCGGTGCTGAACAATCAGAGAATCCGTTGCGATTGTTGAATGATGTGAAGTCCGTTACCGGCCAGACCTATGCCATGGGTAATATCACGGGAACAGTACATCTCCATAAAAAACTGGACCTGGTGACCAGCTTCAGCGGACAGCTGGGCGGTTCTTACCACAATTATTTCTCGGCCATCGGCATCTTCGGTTTCTCCGATATCCAGAATGGGGTGGCCCAGCGCAGCAATGGTCAGTCGGGCGCCTGGACCAATGAAGATTATTTGTCGTACAACGACCGCTTTGGCAAACACCGCATCACCGCCCTGGCCGGCGCCAGTTGGTACTTTAATGCAGGCAGCAGCACCTTCGCCGGCTCGGAGAATTTCTTCGACAACCTGCTGGGCTATAACAGCCTCCAGTCGGGCGCTATGCCACAGGGCCCCAGTTCCCAGCGCCAGCAGAACCAGATGAATTCCTTTTTCGGCCGTCTCCTGTATGACTATGACGGCCGCTACCTGGGTGGCGCCTCCTTCCGGGTGGACGGTTCTTCACGTTTTGGGAAGAACAATAAATATGGTTATTTCCCCGCCGTCTGGGGCGCCTGGTTAGTATCGGGAGAAGAATTCTTTGCCGGCCTGCATACGCCATTCAACTACCTGAAACTGCGGGTCAGCTGGGGTATTACCGGCAATGCAGAGATCGGCAACTACGCCACCCTCTCCCTGCTCAATCCCTCCCAGGTGGTCTTCAACGGCAGCCAGCAACCTGCTGTGGTCCTCTCCAACCCCGGCAACAGGAACCTGAAATGGGAAAGAGGCAAACAATGGAATATCGGGCTGGACGGCAGTATCCTGGAAGACCACCTCAGCTTCTCCGTGGAATGGTACCGTAAGCTGACGTCCGACCTGCTCTATAACAGGCAGCTGCCCGCCACCACCGGTTATTCCAGCATCTACGACAATGTAGGCTCCATCCTCAATCATGGCCTGGAGCTGAGTTTGCGCAGCCGGAACATTACCCGCGCCCGCTTCAGCTGGAGCAGCGGCCTCAACTTTTTCCTGAGCAGGTCCAAAGTACTGCACCTCAACGGGGACATTATTTATAACTGGGCCGGCCGTATCATGGAAGGGCAACCCATTGACCAGTATTTCGGGTATTACCGCCTCGGCACCTGGCAAAGCAGCGAAGCCGCCGAAGCAGCCCGCTATGGCCGCAAGCCAGGGGATATCAAATATGCCGATAACAATAAGAACGGTGTGAAAGACGCCGGCGACCGCATCCCGCTGGGCAGTAAAATGCCCCGTTACCAGTGCGACCTGACCAATACTTTCAGCAGCGGCCCTTTCTCCCTCTTCCTGGATATCAGCGGTATGTTTGGGCATAAGCTGGCCAATTTCCCACGTTACATTATGGAAAGCCCTACCACCAGCGTCAACAGTTTTTCCAATGTCCTCAAAGCCTGGACGCCGGAACAGCAGCAGACCAACCTGCCACAATTGCGCCTGCAATCAGACGGAGCGGATAATGAAATGGACAACTATTACATCGAGGACGGCTCCTTTATTCGCTTCCGCAATATTGCCCTGAGCTATGAGCTGTCCCCTGCCCTGCTGCGAAAACTGCATATGGAAAAATGCAGCATCGGCATCAATGCAGAGAACTACCTGCTTTTCACGAAATACAGGGGCTATGATCCCGAGACCACTTCTTTTGACGGCGACCTCAACCAGGGCGTTGACGTGTACCAGTACCCGAAAGCTAAAACCCTATCCTTCACCTTACAGGTAACCTTCTGA